Proteins encoded together in one Impatiens glandulifera chromosome 1, dImpGla2.1, whole genome shotgun sequence window:
- the LOC124942356 gene encoding coiled-coil domain-containing protein 1-like — protein sequence MVNVLIEDLVNEMVEKQDVMNGENIEDVVDKLNDKDKDELVELKNEYEIDDVEKLNDVVEDVVEDVVEEDIQKNEVNVNEDVVEKKEDKQKNEDEINDVEKLNDVVDEDVQKNEDEIDDVEKLNDVVEEDMVQKNEDVNEKLDVNDKDKEDVVNEKVGVNDKDKEDVVNEKKVEEKKEEKQKVEDDVFVKKVDKKEDKVEKKKVEDDVFVENKEDKVQKKKVEDDVFMKKNEDKV from the exons atggtgaaTGTGTTGATTGAGGATCTGGTGAATGAGATGGTGGAGAAGCAAGATGTGATGAATGGTGAGAATATTGAG gATGTGGTGGATAAGTTGAATGATAAAGACAAAGATGAGCTTGTGGAGCTGAAGAATGAG TATGAAATTGATGACGTGGAGAAGTTAAATGATGTGGTGGAGGATGTGGTGGAGGATGTGGTGGAGGAGGATATACAGAAGAATGAG GTGAATGTGAATGAGGATGTGGTAGAGAAGAAGGAAGACAAACAAAAGAATGAG GATGAGATTAATGATGTGGAGAAGTTAAATGATGTGGTGGATGAAGATGTGCAGAAGAATGAG GATGAGATTGATGATGTGGAGAAGTTAAATGATGTGGTGGAGGAGGATATGGTGCAGAAGAATGAG GATGTGAATGAGAAGTTGGATGTGAATGATAAAGACAAGGAAGATGTGGTGAATGAGAAGGTGGGTGTGAATGATAAAGACAAAGAAGATGTGGTGAATGAGAAG aaggtggaggagaagaaggaagagaagcagaaggtggaggatgatgtGTTTGTGAAGAAGGTTGACAAGAAGGAAGACaaggtggagaagaagaaggtggaggatgatgtGTTTGTGGAGAATAAGGAAGACAAGGTGCAGAagaagaaggtggaggatgatgtGTTTATGAAGAAGAATGAAGACAAGGTGTAA